In Marinomonas posidonica IVIA-Po-181, a single window of DNA contains:
- the moaA gene encoding GTP 3',8-cyclase MoaA, with product MSELIDPFGRKIDYLRISVTDRCDFRCTYCMDEDVSFLAREQILSLEEIVFVAQTFIAMGTKRIRITGGEPLVRKNILWAIEVIANTPGLEELTITTNGSQLYKMAPALLNAGVSRINISLDTLKADRFYELTRRDKFQQVIDGIDAAAQLPFKRLKINSVILKGRNHDEVPDLAKFALTRGLDISYIEEMPLGVIHDHDRAATYMSSDDVIEAISEHYQLSPSTMTTGGPTRYYQVAGYENRIGTISPHSHNFCDTCNRVRLTAEGRLLLCLGNEHSKDLKSLLRANPNNALLLKERIIDALALKPQQHHFNLDEPPQILRFMSATGG from the coding sequence ATGTCTGAATTGATCGATCCTTTTGGTCGCAAAATTGATTATTTACGCATCTCGGTAACCGATCGATGTGATTTTCGCTGCACCTATTGTATGGATGAAGACGTTTCTTTTTTGGCGCGCGAGCAGATATTGTCTTTGGAAGAAATTGTCTTTGTGGCGCAGACCTTTATTGCCATGGGCACCAAGCGCATTCGAATCACAGGTGGTGAGCCGCTAGTTCGTAAAAACATTCTTTGGGCAATTGAAGTCATTGCAAATACTCCTGGCTTAGAAGAACTGACCATTACCACGAATGGTTCACAACTTTATAAAATGGCACCCGCTTTGCTCAACGCTGGCGTGTCTCGCATTAACATCAGTTTGGACACTTTAAAAGCAGACCGCTTTTACGAGCTCACTCGTCGCGACAAATTTCAGCAAGTTATTGATGGCATTGACGCTGCTGCTCAACTGCCTTTTAAACGACTGAAAATCAACAGTGTCATCTTAAAAGGCCGTAACCATGATGAAGTGCCAGATTTGGCAAAGTTTGCTTTAACACGTGGTTTGGACATCAGCTACATAGAAGAAATGCCCCTCGGTGTGATCCATGACCACGACAGAGCGGCCACCTATATGTCCAGCGATGATGTGATCGAAGCGATCTCGGAGCATTACCAATTAAGCCCTAGCACGATGACCACAGGTGGCCCGACTCGATATTATCAGGTAGCAGGATATGAAAATCGCATCGGCACGATTTCCCCACACAGTCATAATTTTTGCGACACCTGTAATCGCGTACGCTTAACCGCAGAAGGTCGCCTGTTACTTTGTCTAGGCAACGAACATTCGAAAGACTTAAAAAGCCTGTTACGAGCCAATCCAAATAATGCTCTTTTGCTCAAAGAACGCATCATTGATGCCTTGGCACTCAAGCCTCAACAACATCATTTTAACCTAGATGAACCGCCGCAAATATTACGTTTCATGAGCGCAACTGGCGGCTAA
- the moaB gene encoding molybdenum cofactor biosynthesis protein B, with the protein MAKIPTPFRPLKISVLTVSDTRTLAEDTSGEALIDMLTRSGHTLQQRQIVKDDVYQMRAVVSQWIADEDTHVVLITGGTGFYARDSTPEAMTPLFDKTIEGFGELFRQISYDEIGTSTIQSRAIAGLANQTLIFCLPGSTGACRTAWNGILKEQLDASHKPCNFVAMLLGPLTSDATHGVTS; encoded by the coding sequence ATGGCAAAAATTCCAACTCCATTCCGACCATTAAAGATTAGTGTTTTAACGGTTTCAGACACTCGAACCCTTGCAGAAGATACTTCTGGCGAGGCTTTGATTGACATGCTTACTCGCTCAGGCCATACCTTACAACAGCGCCAAATTGTTAAAGACGATGTCTATCAAATGCGTGCGGTAGTATCACAATGGATTGCCGATGAAGACACTCATGTGGTGCTGATTACTGGTGGTACAGGCTTTTATGCTCGCGACAGCACACCTGAGGCTATGACCCCCCTGTTCGATAAAACCATTGAAGGCTTTGGGGAACTATTCCGCCAAATTTCCTATGATGAAATTGGCACTTCTACAATCCAATCTCGTGCCATTGCAGGCTTAGCCAACCAAACCTTAATTTTCTGTTTACCAGGCTCTACGGGCGCTTGTCGCACTGCCTGGAATGGTATTTTAAAGGAGCAATTAGACGCTTCTCATAAACCCTGTAATTTCGTTGCCATGCTGCTTGGTCCATTGACCTCAGATGCGACTCATGGAGTCACATCTTAA
- the glp gene encoding gephyrin-like molybdotransferase Glp encodes MSSLLAFEEALTAIEQAASVRVKTETLPLTKSLGRILANNIVAPINVPPQANSAMDGYAIAYQDWQDGKAFTVSQRIAAGQAPTPLQTGTCARIFTGAILPAGADTIIMQENAQIEAEQVCFHPSPQQSDNVRPSGQDMKQGQTIAFAGQKLSAMQIGLLASLGITQITVFTPLKVGILTTGDELIPAGSSLKSGQIYNSNGPMLAALVSEAGHKVTCSLHAADTPEATEQALQQLIKECDVILSSGGVSVGEEDHVKGVLEKLGTLHLWKIAIKPGKPLVHASLEGIPFLGLPGNPSSTLVTFHWFARLLLSVCAGAQATRPEAYKIKAGFNRHRAIQRDEFLRVTIRQGKAHPHAQQSSGALLAACESQGYLHIRAQELVKEDQEYDFYPFHSF; translated from the coding sequence ATGTCCAGTTTGCTTGCTTTTGAGGAAGCTTTAACCGCAATCGAACAGGCGGCTTCTGTGCGTGTTAAAACAGAAACATTACCCTTAACAAAGTCATTAGGACGTATCTTAGCCAATAATATCGTGGCCCCCATTAACGTACCACCACAAGCGAATAGCGCGATGGACGGTTATGCCATTGCCTATCAAGACTGGCAAGATGGCAAAGCCTTTACAGTCAGCCAACGCATTGCAGCAGGACAAGCGCCTACCCCATTACAAACTGGCACCTGTGCACGCATCTTCACTGGCGCTATTTTACCGGCTGGGGCAGATACCATTATCATGCAGGAAAATGCTCAAATCGAAGCGGAGCAAGTCTGTTTTCATCCATCACCACAACAAAGTGATAATGTCAGACCAAGCGGCCAAGACATGAAACAAGGTCAAACTATCGCTTTCGCTGGACAGAAACTGAGCGCCATGCAAATTGGTCTGCTCGCCAGTTTGGGAATCACTCAAATCACAGTGTTTACACCTCTTAAAGTCGGCATTCTGACCACAGGTGACGAATTAATTCCGGCTGGATCATCGTTAAAAAGCGGACAAATCTATAATTCTAATGGGCCTATGCTAGCGGCATTGGTCTCTGAAGCTGGACATAAGGTCACCTGCTCATTGCATGCGGCCGATACTCCAGAAGCGACAGAGCAAGCGTTGCAACAGCTGATCAAAGAATGCGACGTGATCTTATCATCTGGCGGCGTATCGGTCGGAGAAGAAGATCATGTAAAAGGTGTACTGGAAAAGCTTGGCACATTGCACCTATGGAAAATCGCCATCAAACCCGGGAAACCATTAGTTCATGCAAGCTTAGAAGGGATTCCCTTTTTAGGATTACCCGGCAATCCAAGCTCAACCCTAGTGACTTTTCATTGGTTCGCTCGTCTATTACTCTCTGTATGCGCTGGCGCTCAAGCCACCAGACCAGAGGCTTATAAGATTAAGGCTGGCTTTAATCGCCACAGAGCCATTCAACGAGATGAATTCTTACGAGTGACGATCCGACAGGGTAAAGCGCACCCTCACGCTCAACAAAGCTCCGGTGCTTTGTTAGCAGCATGCGAAAGCCAAGGTTATCTACACATTAGAGCGCAAGAGTTAGTAAAAGAAGACCAAGAGTACGATTTTTACCCTTTTCACAGCTTCTAA
- a CDS encoding HepT-like ribonuclease domain-containing protein, translating into MRDLNWENALYDHQHSMIKRLDSFRKQTKNGEYSRDEIMVIEHSFQLLVASMLDLAKYVLKHHYQTEVQARKDVLEALISHKDVTFEQAEQIKYLIQLRDSILHDYLEENFDNLAEAMTLKRYSLVEVLTKEWVSRLTNLEK; encoded by the coding sequence ATGAGAGACTTAAATTGGGAAAATGCTCTTTATGATCATCAACACAGCATGATTAAAAGACTCGACTCATTTCGTAAGCAAACCAAAAACGGGGAATACAGCCGTGATGAAATCATGGTCATAGAACATTCATTTCAACTTCTCGTTGCTTCCATGTTAGATCTGGCAAAATACGTGTTGAAGCATCATTACCAAACCGAGGTGCAAGCTCGTAAAGATGTACTAGAAGCGCTTATCAGCCATAAAGATGTAACTTTCGAACAAGCCGAGCAAATCAAATACCTAATCCAATTAAGAGACTCCATACTGCACGACTATCTGGAAGAGAATTTTGACAATTTAGCCGAAGCCATGACGTTAAAACGCTACAGTTTAGTAGAAGTATTAACAAAAGAATGGGTCAGTCGCTTAACCAACTTGGAAAAATAA
- a CDS encoding LysR family transcriptional regulator produces MSEIKLSDIDLNLLYVLQVLIEELNVTKAASRLNVSQPAVSRSLSRLRDVFDDPLFIRTSHGLSATAKTQGLAPYLADTLKNLENLIQPIEFNPAQSKRRFSLSTTDFGTLTVLPKILDQFRQAAPNAVLDVKSWNEDMVTELDQCNIDLAVSVLSKEPPSGIRAMRLQSDHMVCLARKGHPLLNQGLTLDAYLQADHVQVVLGRREFFAVDRELDKLGHKRHVSVHLPNFVPAARTVMNSDLLLTVPKLFAEDMVQTASDIELFELPFQTRSFDYSMIWHESYQHDSAHMWFRGLLRQAFIDATQSA; encoded by the coding sequence GTGTCAGAAATAAAGTTATCGGACATCGATCTGAATTTGCTTTATGTGCTTCAAGTGCTAATCGAAGAGCTGAATGTTACCAAAGCTGCATCTCGTTTAAATGTTTCTCAACCAGCTGTGAGTCGTTCTTTGTCTCGTTTAAGAGATGTATTTGATGACCCTTTATTTATTAGAACTTCTCATGGTTTGTCTGCAACGGCGAAAACGCAAGGTTTAGCACCTTATTTGGCCGATACCCTGAAAAATCTTGAGAACCTAATACAGCCCATCGAATTTAATCCGGCGCAAAGCAAGCGACGTTTTTCCTTATCAACTACCGATTTTGGTACGCTAACTGTCTTACCTAAGATACTTGATCAATTTCGTCAGGCAGCACCTAATGCGGTATTGGATGTGAAATCCTGGAATGAAGACATGGTCACCGAGCTAGATCAGTGTAATATTGATCTGGCCGTGTCGGTTTTATCAAAGGAGCCGCCATCAGGCATACGTGCGATGCGTCTGCAAAGTGATCATATGGTGTGTTTGGCGCGTAAGGGACATCCTCTTCTTAACCAAGGCTTAACGCTCGACGCTTATTTGCAGGCGGACCATGTGCAGGTTGTACTGGGACGACGTGAATTTTTTGCGGTGGATCGAGAACTTGATAAGCTGGGGCACAAACGACATGTTTCTGTGCATTTACCGAATTTTGTGCCGGCGGCAAGAACCGTTATGAACAGTGATTTGTTGTTAACTGTCCCAAAATTGTTTGCCGAGGACATGGTGCAGACGGCATCAGACATAGAGCTGTTTGAGCTACCTTTTCAAACGCGAAGTTTTGATTACTCGATGATCTGGCATGAAAGTTATCAACATGATTCGGCACACATGTGGTTTCGTGGTTTATTGAGGCAAGCGTTTATTGATGCAACACAATCTGCTTAA
- the serB gene encoding phosphoserine phosphatase SerB, giving the protein MSACITLIGSFGTDYLKQFHAWLNRKNLSAETRLLSDDRDAIRVAQVTLVDDLPELDSFRAELLKLADDTGIDHILQTSKLDIKAGGVAVFDMDSTLIKAEVMDELAVEVGIGEQISAVTASAMRGEIDFVESFVQRLALLKGLSSDVMDGVYQRIQPMDGIARLMSVLNHFGWHTAILSGGFTYFADRVQAEYQMSEVHANVLEIEDGVLTGKHLGEIVDGERKKLLLSKIVDEQQVDWSQTIACGDGANDLLMLNQAALGVALHAKPLVRQQAPCPMNQLGLDGILYLLGMTSVEIKRLEA; this is encoded by the coding sequence ATGTCAGCTTGTATCACGCTTATTGGATCGTTTGGAACAGACTATTTAAAGCAGTTCCATGCATGGTTAAATCGCAAAAACCTCTCTGCTGAGACGCGTTTGTTATCGGATGATCGCGATGCGATAAGGGTTGCTCAAGTGACGTTAGTCGATGACCTTCCTGAGCTTGATTCGTTTCGAGCTGAATTATTGAAATTGGCAGATGACACTGGCATAGATCATATTCTGCAAACCTCTAAATTGGACATCAAAGCGGGTGGTGTGGCGGTCTTTGATATGGACTCGACGTTAATCAAAGCAGAAGTCATGGACGAATTAGCTGTTGAAGTCGGGATAGGTGAACAAATCTCAGCGGTGACAGCCAGTGCAATGCGAGGCGAAATCGATTTTGTGGAAAGTTTTGTGCAAAGATTAGCGCTTTTAAAAGGATTGAGCAGTGATGTGATGGATGGTGTCTATCAACGCATTCAACCAATGGATGGTATTGCCAGACTAATGTCTGTACTTAACCACTTTGGTTGGCATACGGCGATATTGTCAGGCGGTTTCACCTACTTTGCTGACCGAGTTCAAGCCGAATATCAGATGAGTGAAGTGCATGCCAATGTCTTGGAAATTGAAGATGGTGTGTTAACTGGTAAGCACCTTGGCGAAATTGTTGATGGCGAGCGTAAAAAGTTATTATTGTCTAAAATAGTGGATGAACAGCAAGTGGATTGGTCGCAAACCATTGCTTGTGGTGATGGTGCCAATGATTTGCTGATGCTTAATCAGGCGGCACTTGGGGTTGCTTTGCATGCCAAGCCACTCGTTCGTCAACAAGCACCTTGTCCGATGAATCAGCTCGGTTTAGATGGAATATTATATCTTTTAGGTATGACTTCTGTGGAAATAAAACGCCTTGAAGCCTAA